A genomic segment from Actinomadura hallensis encodes:
- a CDS encoding MBL fold metallo-hydrolase gives MSYTGNVEPGGRPDVRELPGLTVTKVSVGPYDNNAYILRCTATGERLLIDAANEAPRLLELIGDGPLVRIVTTHRHQDHWMALSEVVRATGAPVVAHPRDAEALPEPVAEPVEHGDTVRVGQASLEVIHLRGHTPGSIALLYDAGGELADRPHLFTGDSLFPGGVGNTWGDPTRFKQLLSDVEERVFDRLPDATWFYPGHGKDSTLGRERPALPEWRARGW, from the coding sequence ATGTCGTACACGGGAAACGTCGAGCCGGGGGGCCGCCCCGACGTCCGGGAGCTGCCCGGCCTGACCGTCACGAAGGTGTCGGTCGGCCCCTACGACAACAACGCCTACATCCTGCGCTGCACGGCGACCGGCGAGCGGCTGCTCATCGACGCCGCCAACGAGGCGCCCCGGCTGCTGGAGCTGATCGGCGACGGCCCCCTCGTCCGCATCGTCACCACGCACCGCCACCAGGACCACTGGATGGCGCTGAGCGAGGTGGTCCGCGCCACCGGCGCCCCGGTCGTCGCGCATCCCCGCGACGCCGAGGCGCTGCCCGAGCCGGTCGCCGAGCCCGTGGAGCACGGCGACACCGTCCGGGTGGGCCAGGCGTCGCTGGAGGTCATCCACCTGCGCGGCCACACGCCCGGCTCGATCGCGCTACTGTACGACGCGGGCGGCGAACTCGCCGACCGCCCGCACCTGTTCACCGGCGACAGCCTGTTCCCCGGCGGCGTCGGCAACACCTGGGGCGACCCGACCCGCTTCAAGCAGCTGCTCTCCGATGTCGAGGAACGCGTTTTCGACCGGCTCCCGGACGCCACCTGGTTCTACCCCGGCCACGGCAAGGACTCGACGCTCGGCCGCGAGCGGCCCGCGCTCCCCGAATGGCGGGCCCGCGGCTGGTGA
- a CDS encoding mechanosensitive ion channel family protein — protein sequence MFWPWVVLAAVVATSVVVVECGRRLLAGRLSARWPGAANAARRCAAPAFAFAAVVSANAAMPYALLPGPAEGAVGHLLRIAAIGATTWLVLRIGYALSDPPLERLMRIEGERNRRARRVRTQMLLLRRIAAVVIVVLAVGAALFTFPGVRAIGAGVLASAGVAGLVVGIAARPTLGNLLAGLQLAFSDALRLDDVVVVQGNWGRVEELTLSYVVLRLWDERRMIYPVSYFTDQPFENWTRHSSRLLGAVELHVDWSVPVDELRRELHSALRENPLWDRREWVLQVTDVQPNGLITLRALMSAADSASAWDLRCDIREHLVSYLREHHPGALPRFRVGGDDAPLVRASGAEGPGGRDSDGRTPDGTVPDGRARDGREPAGGEVTGGEAGGGRAGPSEDGPARPGPLRRA from the coding sequence GTGTTCTGGCCCTGGGTCGTCCTGGCGGCCGTGGTCGCCACGTCCGTGGTCGTCGTGGAGTGCGGCCGCCGGCTGCTGGCCGGCCGGCTGTCGGCGCGCTGGCCGGGCGCCGCGAACGCCGCCCGGCGCTGCGCCGCACCGGCGTTCGCGTTCGCCGCCGTCGTCAGCGCCAACGCCGCGATGCCGTACGCCCTCCTGCCCGGCCCGGCCGAGGGCGCGGTCGGGCACCTGCTGCGCATCGCCGCGATCGGCGCCACGACCTGGCTGGTGCTGCGGATCGGCTACGCGCTCAGCGACCCGCCGCTCGAGCGGCTGATGCGCATCGAGGGCGAGCGGAACCGGCGGGCCCGCCGCGTCCGCACCCAGATGCTGCTGCTGCGCCGCATCGCCGCCGTGGTGATCGTGGTCCTGGCGGTGGGGGCCGCGCTGTTCACGTTCCCGGGCGTCCGGGCGATCGGCGCGGGCGTGCTGGCGTCGGCGGGCGTCGCCGGGCTGGTCGTCGGCATCGCGGCCCGGCCCACGCTGGGCAACCTGCTCGCCGGGCTGCAGCTCGCGTTCAGCGACGCGCTGCGGCTGGACGACGTCGTCGTGGTGCAGGGCAACTGGGGCCGGGTCGAGGAGCTGACGCTGTCGTACGTGGTGCTCCGCCTCTGGGACGAACGGCGGATGATCTACCCGGTGTCGTACTTCACCGACCAGCCGTTCGAGAACTGGACCCGCCACTCCAGCCGGCTGCTCGGCGCGGTCGAGCTGCACGTCGACTGGTCCGTGCCGGTCGACGAGCTGCGCCGCGAGCTGCACTCCGCGCTGCGGGAGAACCCGCTGTGGGACCGCCGCGAGTGGGTCCTGCAGGTGACGGACGTGCAGCCGAACGGGCTGATCACGCTGCGGGCCCTGATGAGCGCGGCCGACTCGGCGAGCGCCTGGGACCTGCGCTGCGACATCCGCGAGCATCTCGTCTCCTACCTCCGCGAGCACCACCCCGGCGCGCTCCCCCGCTTCCGGGTCGGCGGCGACGACGCCCCGCTGGTCCGCGCCTCCGGCGCCGAGGGCCCCGGCGGGAGAGACTCGGACGGCAGGACCCCGGACGGCACAGTCCCGGACGGCAGAGCCCGGGACGGGCGCGAGCCGGCGGGCGGGGAGGTCACCGGCGGGGAGGCGGGCGGCGGCCGGGCCGGACCGAGCGAGGACGGCCCGGCCCGCCCCGGGCCGCTCAGGCGAGCATGA
- a CDS encoding Crp/Fnr family transcriptional regulator — protein METTPFWDALPERVREALRRAGAPVVIRQGAFLMREHTRASQVFVLRTGAVKVWVDREGDTAILDVLGPGDLAGELEAVDGGVRHANVEALTRVEALVLPAAQFRGILDDHPGSAWAVAAVLAERLRDANELRVAHYPDDPERRLASRLLRLVARFGSPVKREGPDGAAEAPGEAAGDGAVQVRIPVTQQDLGRWAGMGRRKVAQILAADPVRGGLTVARNAIVVRSVDALHRLAGHDTD, from the coding sequence ATGGAGACCACCCCCTTCTGGGACGCGCTGCCCGAGCGCGTCCGCGAGGCGCTGCGCCGGGCCGGCGCGCCGGTGGTGATCAGGCAGGGCGCCTTCCTGATGCGCGAGCACACCCGCGCGTCCCAGGTCTTCGTCCTGCGGACCGGCGCGGTGAAGGTGTGGGTCGACCGGGAGGGCGACACCGCCATCCTCGACGTCCTCGGACCGGGCGACCTCGCCGGGGAACTGGAGGCGGTGGACGGCGGCGTCCGGCACGCCAACGTCGAGGCCCTGACCCGAGTGGAGGCGCTCGTGCTGCCCGCCGCGCAGTTCCGCGGCATCCTGGACGACCACCCCGGTTCCGCGTGGGCCGTGGCCGCGGTCCTCGCCGAGCGGCTGCGCGACGCCAACGAGCTGCGCGTCGCCCACTACCCCGACGACCCCGAACGCCGCCTCGCGAGCCGGCTGCTGCGCCTGGTGGCGCGCTTCGGCTCGCCCGTCAAGCGGGAGGGCCCGGACGGCGCCGCCGAGGCGCCGGGCGAGGCCGCCGGGGACGGCGCCGTCCAGGTCCGGATCCCCGTCACCCAGCAGGACCTCGGGCGCTGGGCGGGCATGGGCCGCCGCAAGGTCGCGCAGATCCTCGCCGCCGACCCGGTCCGCGGCGGCCTGACCGTCGCCCGCAACGCCATCGTCGTCCGCTCGGTCGACGCACTGCACCGCCTCGCCGGGCACGACACCGACTGA
- a CDS encoding MBL fold metallo-hydrolase: protein MGLPICATCGVQYGAPRPDCPICEDERQYVGWDGQRWTTLEELRGGRRGRVEEEGPDVVGIGAEPSVAIGQRALLLRTPSGNVLWDMIPFIDDDLVRRVTELGGVSAIAISHPHFYGSMIEWAHAFDAPVYVHEADRRWVARPDDAVVFWSGDTHELGDGLTLVNAGVHFEGGQVLHWRDARALFSGDILMVVNDRDWVSFMYSYPNLIPERPRTIRRALRLLEPYDFDRVYGAWWRKIVYTDGKNAVRRSADRYLAHALDDE from the coding sequence GTGGGACTTCCTATCTGCGCGACCTGCGGCGTCCAGTACGGCGCGCCGCGCCCCGACTGCCCGATCTGCGAGGACGAGCGCCAGTACGTCGGCTGGGACGGCCAGAGGTGGACGACGCTGGAGGAGCTCCGCGGCGGCCGCCGCGGCCGGGTCGAGGAGGAGGGCCCGGACGTCGTCGGGATCGGCGCCGAGCCGTCCGTCGCCATCGGGCAGCGGGCCCTGCTGCTGCGCACCCCGTCCGGCAACGTCCTGTGGGACATGATCCCCTTCATCGACGACGACCTGGTCCGCCGCGTCACGGAGCTGGGCGGGGTCTCCGCGATCGCGATCAGCCACCCGCACTTCTACGGCTCCATGATCGAGTGGGCGCACGCCTTCGACGCCCCCGTCTACGTCCACGAGGCCGACCGGCGGTGGGTGGCCCGCCCGGACGACGCGGTGGTGTTCTGGTCCGGCGACACGCACGAACTGGGCGACGGCCTGACGCTCGTCAACGCGGGCGTCCACTTCGAGGGCGGCCAGGTCCTGCACTGGCGGGACGCCCGCGCGCTGTTCTCCGGCGACATCCTGATGGTCGTCAACGACCGCGACTGGGTGAGCTTCATGTACAGCTACCCCAACCTCATCCCGGAGCGCCCCCGCACGATCCGCCGCGCACTGCGCCTCCTGGAGCCCTACGACTTCGACCGGGTCTACGGCGCCTGGTGGAGGAAGATCGTCTACACCGACGGCAAGAACGCCGTCCGCCGCTCCGCCGACCGCTACCTGGCCCACGCCCTGGACGACGAGTGA
- the uvrA gene encoding excinuclease ABC subunit UvrA, translating to MHDRLIVRGAREHNLKDVSLDLPRDSLIVFTGLSGSGKSSLAFDTIFAEGQRRYVESLSAYARQFLGQMDKPDVDFIEGLSPAVSIDQKSTSKNPRSTVGTITEVYDYLRLLYARIGHPHCPECGRPISRQAPQQIVDRVLELEQGTRFQVLAPVVRGRKGEYLELFRELQAKGYSRAIVDGRMVRLDDPPKLKKQEKHDIAVVVDRLSVKDSARQRLADSIETALGLAGGTIVLDFVDVPEDDENRTRMFSEHLYCPYDDLSFEELEPRSFSFNSPYGACPDCTGLGTRMEVDPELVVPDGELTLGEGAIQPWSNGHVSDYFLRLLSALGDAMGFDLNTPWDKLPAKARKAILNGHETQVHVRYKNRYGRTRSYYTAFEGVIPYIQRRHAEAESDVTREKLEGYMREIPCPTCKGARLKPVVLAVTMGGKSIAEVAAMPIGEAAKFLLSMELNDRERHIAERVLKEINARLGFLLDVGLDYLTLDRASATLAGGEAQRIRLATQIGSGLVGVLYVLDEPSIGLHQRDNHRLLETLLRLRDMGNTLIVVEHDEDTIAAADWIVDIGPRAGEHGGEIVVSGTLDELKKCERSITGAYLDGRREIAVPQIRRPVTRGREVTVKGAQQNNLRDVDVAFPLGVFTAVTGVSGSGKSTLVNDILYNALAKKLNGAKVVPGKHRRVNGVDQIDKVVHVDQSPIGRTPRSNPATYTGVFDHIRKLFAQTTEAKVRGYQPGRFSFNVKGGRCENCTGDGTIKIEMNFLPDVYVPCEVCHGARYNRETLEVHYKGKTIAEVLDMPIEQATEFFEPIKAIHRHLKTLNDVGLGYVRLGQPAPTLSGGEAQRVKLASELQKRSTGRTVYVLDEPTTGLHFEDIRKLLGVLNGLVDKGNTVIVIEHNLDVIKTADWIIDMGPEGGSRGGTVVATGTPEDVAKVEASYTGQFLAKILG from the coding sequence GTGCATGACCGACTCATCGTGCGTGGAGCACGCGAGCACAACCTGAAGGACGTCTCGCTGGACCTCCCGCGGGACTCCCTGATCGTGTTCACCGGTCTGTCGGGCTCGGGCAAGTCCAGCCTGGCGTTCGACACGATCTTCGCGGAGGGCCAGCGGCGGTACGTGGAGTCGCTGTCGGCGTACGCCCGCCAGTTCCTCGGCCAGATGGACAAGCCCGACGTCGACTTCATCGAGGGGCTGTCCCCCGCGGTGTCGATCGACCAGAAGTCGACCAGCAAGAACCCGCGGTCGACGGTCGGGACCATCACCGAGGTGTACGACTACCTGCGGCTGCTGTACGCCCGGATCGGGCACCCGCACTGCCCCGAGTGCGGGCGGCCGATCAGCCGCCAGGCGCCGCAGCAGATCGTCGACCGGGTGCTGGAGCTGGAGCAGGGCACCCGGTTCCAGGTGCTCGCGCCCGTCGTCCGCGGGCGCAAGGGCGAGTACCTGGAGCTGTTCCGCGAGCTGCAGGCCAAGGGCTACTCGCGGGCGATCGTGGACGGGCGGATGGTCCGCCTCGACGACCCGCCCAAGCTGAAGAAGCAGGAGAAGCACGACATCGCGGTGGTCGTCGACCGGCTCTCGGTGAAGGACTCGGCGCGGCAGCGGCTCGCCGACTCGATCGAGACCGCGCTCGGCCTCGCGGGCGGCACGATCGTCCTCGACTTCGTGGACGTCCCCGAGGACGACGAGAACCGCACCCGCATGTTCTCCGAGCACCTGTACTGCCCCTACGACGACCTGTCGTTCGAGGAGCTGGAGCCGCGGTCGTTCTCGTTCAACTCGCCCTACGGCGCGTGCCCCGACTGCACCGGCCTCGGCACGCGCATGGAGGTCGACCCGGAGCTCGTCGTCCCCGACGGGGAGCTGACCCTCGGCGAGGGCGCGATCCAGCCGTGGTCGAACGGGCACGTGAGCGACTACTTCCTCCGGCTGCTGTCCGCCCTCGGCGACGCTATGGGCTTCGACCTCAACACGCCGTGGGACAAGCTCCCCGCGAAGGCGCGCAAGGCGATCCTGAACGGTCACGAGACCCAGGTCCACGTGCGCTACAAGAACCGGTACGGCCGGACGAGGTCGTACTACACCGCGTTCGAGGGCGTGATCCCCTACATCCAGCGGCGGCACGCCGAGGCCGAGAGCGACGTCACGCGGGAGAAGCTCGAAGGCTACATGCGGGAGATCCCCTGCCCGACGTGCAAGGGCGCCCGGCTCAAGCCCGTCGTGCTCGCCGTCACCATGGGCGGCAAGTCGATCGCCGAGGTCGCCGCGATGCCGATCGGCGAGGCCGCGAAGTTCCTGCTGTCGATGGAGCTGAACGACCGCGAACGCCACATCGCCGAGCGCGTCCTGAAGGAGATCAACGCCCGCCTCGGGTTCCTGCTGGACGTCGGCCTCGACTACCTGACCCTCGACCGGGCGTCCGCGACGCTGGCGGGCGGCGAGGCGCAGCGCATCCGGCTGGCCACGCAGATCGGCTCCGGGCTGGTCGGCGTCCTGTACGTCCTGGACGAGCCGTCGATCGGCCTGCACCAGCGCGACAACCACCGCCTGCTGGAGACGCTGCTGCGGCTGCGCGACATGGGCAACACCCTGATCGTCGTGGAGCACGACGAGGACACCATCGCCGCCGCCGACTGGATCGTCGACATCGGCCCCCGCGCCGGCGAGCACGGCGGCGAGATCGTGGTGTCGGGCACCCTCGACGAGCTGAAGAAGTGCGAGCGCTCCATCACCGGCGCCTACCTCGACGGGCGCCGTGAGATCGCCGTCCCGCAGATCCGGCGGCCCGTCACGCGCGGCCGCGAGGTCACCGTGAAGGGCGCCCAGCAGAACAACCTCCGCGACGTGGACGTGGCGTTCCCGCTCGGCGTGTTCACCGCCGTGACCGGCGTGTCCGGCTCGGGCAAGTCGACGCTGGTGAACGACATCCTCTACAACGCGCTGGCCAAGAAGCTGAACGGCGCGAAGGTCGTCCCCGGCAAGCACAGGCGCGTCAACGGGGTCGACCAGATCGACAAGGTCGTGCACGTCGACCAGTCCCCGATCGGGCGCACCCCGCGCTCCAATCCGGCGACCTACACCGGGGTGTTCGACCACATCCGCAAGCTGTTCGCGCAGACGACCGAGGCGAAGGTCCGCGGCTACCAGCCCGGCCGGTTCTCCTTCAACGTCAAGGGCGGCCGCTGCGAGAACTGCACCGGCGACGGCACGATCAAGATCGAGATGAACTTCCTGCCGGACGTCTACGTGCCCTGCGAGGTCTGCCACGGCGCCCGCTACAACCGGGAGACCCTGGAGGTCCACTACAAGGGCAAGACGATCGCCGAGGTCCTCGACATGCCGATCGAGCAGGCGACGGAGTTCTTCGAGCCGATCAAGGCGATCCACCGGCACCTGAAGACGCTCAACGACGTCGGCCTCGGCTACGTCCGGCTCGGCCAGCCCGCCCCCACCCTGTCCGGTGGCGAGGCGCAGCGCGTGAAGCTGGCGTCCGAGCTGCAGAAGCGCTCCACCGGCCGCACCGTCTACGTGCTGGACGAGCCGACCACCGGCCTGCACTTCGAGGACATCCGCAAGCTCCTCGGAGTCCTGAACGGCCTGGTCGACAAGGGCAACACGGTCATCGTCATCGAGCACAACCTCGACGTGATCAAGACCGCCGACTGGATCATCGACATGGGCCCCGAGGGCGGTTCCCGCGGCGGCACCGTCGTCGCGACCGGCACCCCCGAGGACGTCGCCAAGGTCGAGGCGAGCTACACCGGCCAGTTCCTCGCCAAGATCCTCGGCTGA
- a CDS encoding Rieske (2Fe-2S) protein, translating to MSDELTPGASPGAGSAGTGGIGRRTVLCGMGAVGAAALAGCASGGGEKSVEDLRGREIAKVADIPVGGGKVYGEDKVVVTQPAQGEFKAFTAVCPHQGCSVDKVQNGLIRCPCHGSEFKAEDGSVQKGPAQTPLKEYPVQVKGDGIVVT from the coding sequence ATGAGCGACGAATTGACGCCCGGAGCCTCGCCGGGAGCGGGGTCCGCCGGGACCGGGGGGATCGGCCGCCGCACGGTGCTGTGCGGGATGGGGGCGGTCGGCGCCGCGGCGCTGGCCGGATGCGCGTCCGGCGGTGGGGAGAAGTCCGTCGAGGACCTGCGGGGACGGGAGATCGCCAAGGTCGCCGACATCCCGGTCGGCGGCGGCAAGGTCTACGGCGAGGACAAGGTCGTGGTGACCCAGCCGGCGCAGGGCGAGTTCAAGGCGTTCACGGCGGTGTGCCCGCACCAGGGGTGCTCGGTGGACAAGGTGCAGAACGGGCTGATCAGGTGCCCCTGCCACGGCAGCGAGTTCAAGGCCGAGGACGGGTCGGTGCAGAAGGGCCCGGCGCAGACGCCGCTGAAGGAGTACCCCGTCCAGGTCAAGGGCGACGGGATCGTCGTCACCTGA
- a CDS encoding tetratricopeptide repeat protein: MIDEVPAAGAGDAAADVPQHAMGVRPGSFWERLAPSDRQALRAMGRRTDIPPGGMLCHQGSVAPAVYVVFKASPAAASNAVAKEFVDSSEGDESIIDLFGAGDLVGALGPWGHPQRGTVAALDHVAALRVDRRKFRSLLAASPQVAEAMMHAISQTVTYGGRRHAVRAADHPQRLAYHLLELAHRFGEPAPGGGTRIPLKLSQAELANWAGISRETLVRWFRLWRSKGILDARPRPLTVLDPERLRRAASPWGDEWPAVGEEAPRGPEPAGDAGIAAPEPVRPDGAGPPRVRLPADNPHFAGRAVSLGKLDLLVSQSQWPRAVVIQGMAGVGKTTLALHWAHRVVDRFPDGILFADLRGTERSPVTPGEAMGQVLRAAGVPGDRLPRTEAELAAQCRSMLADRRMLLILDNASRPEQVRPLLAAATSGLVVVTSRRRLPALLEGADIRTLELREMATQEAVDLISKVLGPGDPRVREERKAVVRLAGECGHLPLALGVMAGRLAENPDESIAATVRELTARDTEDATPYRPGLTGGGLGEGAAHGGSGTGLQAVMSPTFDVAYRSLRREQRDAFRMLGLVAGPDFTPTALAALQNVTAGEARERLEGLRQASLVQDVGPDRYRMHDLLRDFARQQGLREDSDAEQLAAQQRLLARYLADARDAGSALAARPRPTTYGAGAPPGDAAKGRPAAGRAQAERVPAGPVAPERGEALAWFESERRNLVAAVHQAARLGLHRTCWELADALFDFQEFRRYSEDNIAVHQAGLHAARTEEDWAAAAVMLHNLAMAHFELGDSVQAIGYGEDARRGFRAVDPRDRYGEAVTLATLADVHVGLGRYLTAIEQARLSLQIHEEIDDPRSEGGVAKGHDTLARAYLGLAGYEKALEHAAQALGIWRRIGDLPGVAETLLTIAQVHRRQGNAHEAVSHALEALYIRQELADMHGAAQALTELARMHATLGLRDMARQDAEQALATYRSLGARHGEARTLTTLARLSCDATRFAEAFTYCGQALRLNRDTSDRHGEAETLAQIGIVHWRLGRYREAREHLLRALEIRREIGDQHGEAHDLEHLSVVMRRLGRHQEAFVLGLEALDLWHQLGAQGGMAGTLGSLARTYSWLGLPEDAERAARQALEIRSSGGDWHGLGVGMDTLAAVLRRAGRPEEALERELEALRFLGEVGDRHGEGTALVHLAGIHLDLGRADEALDTGRRAHELTAELGDTRAQASALHYMARASQLLGKHSRAVEHFNAEIGVRRDLDDQRGMRRALELLRDSHLALGDETAAADCVRRVRALDNWLEPDRSLDSVTNSPGV, encoded by the coding sequence TTGATCGACGAGGTACCGGCCGCCGGCGCCGGGGACGCCGCGGCCGACGTCCCGCAGCACGCGATGGGCGTCCGCCCGGGGAGCTTCTGGGAACGGCTCGCGCCCTCGGACCGGCAGGCCCTCCGCGCGATGGGGCGCCGCACCGACATCCCTCCCGGCGGGATGCTGTGCCACCAGGGGTCGGTCGCGCCGGCGGTGTACGTGGTGTTCAAGGCGTCGCCGGCGGCGGCGAGCAACGCGGTCGCCAAGGAGTTCGTGGACTCCAGCGAGGGCGACGAGTCGATCATCGATCTGTTCGGGGCGGGGGACCTGGTCGGCGCCCTCGGCCCGTGGGGGCATCCGCAGCGCGGCACCGTCGCGGCGCTCGACCACGTCGCGGCGCTGCGCGTCGACCGCCGCAAGTTCCGCAGCCTGCTGGCGGCCAGCCCGCAGGTCGCCGAGGCGATGATGCACGCGATCTCCCAGACCGTCACCTACGGCGGGCGGCGGCACGCGGTCCGCGCCGCCGACCATCCGCAGCGGCTGGCCTACCACCTGCTGGAGCTGGCCCACCGGTTCGGCGAGCCCGCCCCCGGTGGGGGCACGCGGATCCCGCTGAAGCTCAGCCAGGCGGAGCTGGCGAACTGGGCGGGCATCTCCCGCGAGACGCTGGTGCGGTGGTTCCGGCTCTGGCGGTCCAAGGGCATCCTCGACGCCAGGCCGCGTCCGCTGACCGTGCTGGACCCCGAACGGCTGCGCCGCGCCGCGAGCCCCTGGGGGGACGAGTGGCCGGCCGTCGGCGAGGAGGCCCCGCGGGGGCCGGAGCCCGCCGGGGACGCCGGGATCGCGGCGCCCGAGCCGGTGCGGCCGGACGGCGCCGGCCCGCCCCGGGTCCGGCTTCCCGCCGACAACCCCCACTTCGCCGGCCGCGCGGTCAGCCTGGGCAAGCTGGACCTGCTGGTGAGCCAGTCGCAGTGGCCGCGCGCCGTGGTCATCCAGGGGATGGCGGGGGTCGGCAAGACGACGCTGGCGCTGCACTGGGCGCACCGGGTCGTCGACCGGTTCCCGGACGGCATCCTGTTCGCCGACCTGCGCGGCACCGAGCGCAGCCCCGTCACGCCCGGCGAGGCGATGGGGCAGGTGCTGCGCGCGGCGGGCGTGCCGGGCGACCGGCTCCCGCGCACCGAGGCGGAGCTGGCGGCGCAGTGCCGGTCGATGCTGGCCGACCGGCGGATGCTGCTGATCCTCGACAACGCCTCGCGGCCCGAGCAGGTGCGGCCGCTGCTGGCCGCGGCCACGTCCGGGCTGGTGGTGGTGACGAGCCGGCGGCGGCTGCCCGCGCTGCTGGAGGGCGCCGACATCCGGACGCTGGAACTGCGGGAGATGGCCACGCAGGAGGCGGTGGACCTCATCTCCAAGGTCCTCGGCCCCGGCGACCCCCGCGTCCGCGAGGAGCGCAAGGCGGTCGTGCGGCTGGCGGGCGAGTGCGGCCACCTCCCGCTGGCGCTGGGCGTGATGGCGGGGCGGCTGGCCGAGAACCCGGACGAGTCCATCGCCGCGACCGTCCGGGAGCTCACCGCGCGCGACACCGAGGACGCCACCCCGTACAGGCCCGGCCTGACGGGCGGGGGACTGGGCGAGGGCGCCGCGCACGGCGGGTCCGGGACCGGGCTGCAGGCGGTCATGAGCCCGACGTTCGACGTCGCCTACCGCAGCCTGCGCCGCGAGCAGCGGGACGCCTTCCGCATGCTCGGGCTCGTCGCGGGCCCCGACTTCACGCCCACCGCGCTCGCCGCCCTGCAGAACGTCACCGCCGGGGAGGCGCGCGAGCGCCTGGAGGGCCTGCGGCAGGCGTCCCTGGTGCAGGACGTCGGGCCGGACCGCTACCGCATGCACGACCTGCTGCGCGACTTCGCCCGGCAGCAGGGGCTGCGGGAGGACTCCGACGCCGAGCAGCTGGCGGCGCAGCAGCGGCTGCTGGCCCGCTACCTCGCCGACGCCCGCGACGCCGGGTCGGCGCTCGCGGCGCGTCCCCGCCCCACCACGTACGGCGCCGGCGCGCCGCCCGGGGACGCCGCGAAGGGACGCCCGGCGGCCGGGCGCGCCCAGGCGGAACGCGTCCCGGCCGGGCCCGTCGCGCCGGAGCGCGGCGAGGCGCTCGCCTGGTTCGAGTCGGAGCGCCGCAACCTCGTCGCCGCCGTCCACCAGGCGGCCCGCCTCGGGCTGCACCGGACGTGCTGGGAGCTCGCCGACGCGCTCTTCGACTTCCAGGAGTTCCGCCGCTACAGCGAGGACAACATCGCCGTCCACCAGGCGGGGCTGCACGCCGCCCGCACCGAGGAGGACTGGGCGGCGGCGGCCGTCATGCTCCACAACCTGGCGATGGCGCACTTCGAGCTGGGCGACTCCGTCCAGGCCATCGGCTACGGGGAGGACGCGCGGCGCGGCTTCCGGGCCGTCGACCCGCGCGACCGGTACGGGGAGGCCGTCACCCTCGCCACCCTGGCGGACGTCCACGTGGGGCTGGGCCGGTACCTCACGGCGATCGAGCAGGCCCGGCTGTCCCTGCAGATCCACGAGGAGATCGACGACCCCAGGAGCGAGGGAGGGGTCGCCAAGGGACACGACACCCTCGCGCGCGCGTACCTGGGACTCGCCGGGTACGAGAAGGCGCTGGAACACGCCGCCCAGGCCCTCGGCATATGGCGGCGCATCGGCGACCTGCCGGGAGTGGCCGAGACCCTCCTCACCATCGCCCAGGTCCATCGCCGCCAGGGCAACGCCCACGAGGCGGTGTCGCATGCCTTGGAGGCCCTCTACATCCGGCAAGAACTCGCCGACATGCACGGCGCCGCCCAGGCGCTCACGGAACTGGCGCGCATGCACGCCACGCTCGGCCTTCGCGACATGGCGCGGCAGGACGCCGAGCAGGCCCTGGCCACCTACCGCTCCCTGGGAGCGCGCCACGGGGAGGCGCGCACGCTCACCACACTGGCCCGGCTGTCGTGCGACGCCACCAGGTTCGCCGAGGCGTTCACCTACTGCGGGCAGGCGCTGCGCCTGAACCGCGACACCAGCGACCGCCACGGTGAGGCCGAGACGCTCGCGCAGATCGGGATCGTGCACTGGCGGCTCGGGCGGTACCGGGAGGCGCGCGAGCACCTCCTCCGCGCCCTGGAGATCCGCCGGGAGATCGGCGACCAGCACGGCGAGGCCCACGACCTCGAACACCTCTCGGTGGTCATGCGGCGCCTCGGCCGCCACCAGGAGGCGTTCGTCCTCGGCCTGGAGGCGCTCGACCTGTGGCACCAGCTCGGCGCGCAGGGCGGCATGGCCGGGACGCTCGGCAGCCTGGCCCGCACCTACTCCTGGCTCGGGCTGCCCGAGGACGCCGAGCGCGCCGCCCGGCAGGCGCTGGAGATCCGCAGCTCGGGCGGCGACTGGCACGGGCTCGGCGTCGGCATGGACACCCTCGCCGCCGTGCTGCGCCGCGCGGGCCGCCCCGAGGAGGCCCTCGAACGCGAGCTGGAGGCGCTGCGGTTCCTCGGCGAGGTCGGCGACCGGCACGGCGAGGGCACCGCCCTGGTCCACCTCGCCGGCATCCACCTCGACCTCGGCCGCGCCGACGAGGCCCTCGACACCGGCCGCCGCGCCCACGAGCTCACCGCCGAGCTCGGCGACACCCGGGCGCAGGCGTCCGCGCTGCACTACATGGCCCGGGCCTCCCAGCTGCTCGGCAAGCACTCCCGCGCGGTGGAGCACTTCAACGCCGAGATCGGCGTCCGCCGCGACCTCGACGACCAGCGCGGGATGCGGCGCGCCCTGGAGCTGCTGCGCGACTCCCACCTCGCGCTGGGCGACGAGACCGCGGCGGCCGACTGCGTCCGGCGCGTCCGCGCCCTGGACAACTGGCTCGAACCCGACAGATCCCTCGACAGTGTGACGAACAGCCCCGGCGTGTGA